Below is a window of Quercus robur chromosome 6, dhQueRobu3.1, whole genome shotgun sequence DNA.
GAAGGTTGCTGAGGAGTAATCTTCTGATGAAAAGAGTCATAGATTTTTTCAACTTGGAAAAGAGTAGCTAGAAGAAAACAGACCTTGTACATCATCGGAATGCAAGTcaaaaaacttgttttcttCACTTGACTTCTTTTTCTTATCCCAAAACCCATATGTGTTAATATCTTTGCCAGGTGTGTCCTCTTTGGGAAATCTCCGCTCAAAATCTATAACTTTACCAGCAAGACTGTAAATAGGGAAGGTCCTTCTCCTTGTAGGGTACTCGGGTATGTCAAAACCTGCTTGAACACACAATTCTACAATTGCTGGAATTTGATCCACTTGGAGCTGCTCATTATGAGAAACAGCTCTCCCTACCCGGTCATATAGATGAAATGATTCTACAAGAGGCAAAATATGCTCCACACCTCCTCTTTCCCAAGTGTGCTCTTTGTTTTTCAGGCTACCAGCAACATCGCATGTCCTAATTCTGTGTGGTGGATCACCAACATGAACCTCTCCACACAAGCTGCATGCAATAGACAGCCATTTCACAAGACAGGTttttcccccccaaaaaaaaaaaaaaaaaaaaaaatcaaaaagataaccattccaaaataaaatacttaCCCATAGGTGTTGAACTTTTTTTTACTCCATATCtagtttaattaattaaggaCTTAACATAACCAGATTTTCTGGATTAATGTTCACACGTAATGCcgattgttgttgtttttttcaaGGCAAATAAATTCATCAATGCCTACTGTTTCTTAGAATTGTGATTTTCTGAAAATTGTGTCAtctatcttttaaaaatgttatatcaAGTTAAACCAACATTACAACATTacatatgtgaaaaaaaaaaatcctagtaATGGAGTGaatataaaaatgttttaatatcAGATTCTTTGTTTCATGATTCATGAATCTAGATATAAGCCATTTCAATTTAACTAAAACCCtcaaaatatactttttttccTAACCCACTAAGAGCAGAATAACACACATTAATTGTTCTTTTCAATAAGTGCCATTTTCTTTAACTATAACTTCAAGGATGTTTTTGTGGGAATCCCATCTATTTAAAGACACACATCACTAGAAATTCAACCAACAGCCTTACATAGTTACATAACTGGTTgctcaaaaatttttaaaaagcatATGCCTTTTACGGGTTTACCTGCAAGAAAAAATAGCAATGCTCTTAACAATCCTCGAGACACAAGCATTAAGCTTGGCCCTGGCAGCATACACTTCATGAGCAACTGGAACTAATCCCTTGACCAACAGTCCATTTTCGGGAGGCCGCAGAGTGTTCTCCTGCACCATCTGCTTCTCTTTCCTCCTCAACCTAGCTTCACGCTTGAGTTCATTAACACTTGTCACCAATGGCTTCCTCTCAGACTTCTTACGCTTAATTGGTAGCTCCACGTGAGAAGAGCCAGTTGAATACCAACCACAGAAATGCCTGTTTATCCCAATAAAGTTTTCAGCAGATCTTTCTGTGATCATATCAAGCAAATTTACCACGTTTCTAATTCGTCCACGCAACATTTCTGCTCATGACAATTTACCCATCTCTGCAATAAACAATAGCACAAGATTTACATGTATAATGCATCAAAAAAACCATCACTCTTCAAACAATTCACATTAATAAAAATCAGCTTAGAACTTTGGCTACTTGCATTGCTTCAGTTATTGTGATAGTAACATTGAACTGGCAGTATAAAATCACTGTTTAGGGACTCATTTTAACATCTTAGTATGAAAATATGATATGGTAAGTGAATTTGTCTGAAATAAAAATTGCAGTTCTAATTTCCAAGTTCCAACTGCCAAAAAGAGcaggtgtattttttttttttttttttatacattgatATCAGCATCTCTGAAGCAAGATATGTTTCCATGGCCATCAACTGTGAAACTATAAACATATCACGAAAGGACCAAAGCACTTTCCCAGTCCTTTTACCATACAATCAAATATCAtgggttaaaaaaaacaaaaaaaaaatctcagattTTGACAGATGGACAAATCTATAACGTTGATTTTGTGATATACCCTAAAACAAGAAAGCTTGAGTCTGAGAAAACATTACCGTGAAAGTTGGAACCCACAGGACAGCCCGACCTTCTCTTCAGTCTTCTCCCTCTGCCCGCTGCCCTCTGTCCCTCGCCGGTGCTAGATCGGGCCGATCGGCGAGTCGCCGTGCCCTctgccctctctctctctctcggcgtGGACaggtttttctcttctctctctctgtttcgcgatttctcatttctctccttctttttttttattttttattttttattattattattatttttttatttaatgactTTATCTGCTTTGGGCGTGTTACTTATCACTACACCACTACACCTTTTTTTAATCCCACTCTCACGTCACAGACTCACTGCTTTGGGCGTGTTTGGggtatatttttaatttcttttgtatCTTTACTCTGCCTTTtgccttataaattataatgtttaTCATGAAATTAGAGACTTTTGTATTTGTGTGTCTtcctatagttttatttatttattaaagttaaatattgtAGGTGAATTTACTAAAATGAGATTttactttataatttataaagctaaattataatattttactaaaaatatgcctaaatataaaatttaattaattatttaattgccGTACCAACGCTGTGTCGTacccttatttttcaaaaattgtcgtACTCCCGTATTCGTACCCATGTCGTATCCGTACCCGTATCCGTATCGGTGCAACTTAGCATAGCTCGTCTACATAATGTGGGCATTCAcaccaaattcaacaaattagCTTCTCAGAAAACATATAGCTAAACTCAACTAAAACTGTCATGCATCACAATTTGTCAAAAAAGACAATGTTCATCAACacacaattttatattattctctctctctctctctctctctctcttgaccTCCATGGTTGAGCTCCTTCTTGAACTCATTCACCCTCTTGAACACATCTTCCCCTCTCTCTTTAGATTAGCTCAAGTGGTTGTGGCTCCATTTTCAAAATTGGGTCAAGTGGCTGTGGTTGGGTTGTGTTTACTTTAGATAACTGGGTTTGTGTTGGTTTATGCCTTTatggtttgatttgggtttaaTATGTgttggtttatgggtttgatctctgtgtttggtttgatctagtttatgggtttgatctgtgttttgttgttttagataaaaattaaaaccaactATGGAGAACAAAGTTATCAGCTTAAAAAATTTAGACGCCATTACTTACAATTTTCTCCATtcattctcataaaaaattctttaagaGTTGCATGAGATTAAAaagaattttgtatttaatagaATAAGTGGAAAGCTGTATTGCTTCTAAAACTATTGTAGGACTTGTTAAGGCGACTTTTGATAGAAATCAATGGcgccttgaaaaaaaaaacttttgtacCGGCATCTAGATAAATCGTTACGCTGGGAACTGTTAAAGTTGACACAAGTTCATCCTCTCACCAGCCCACATTAACTTCTTAAGTTCTTTGAAAAAGTTACAAGTTTTTAATTATGCATTTTCCAAGGCagcccaaagaaaaaacaaatctcCATTTGtggattttgttaaaatcacaAGCTAAAACAAGAAGCCtcaaatcaagaaagaaaatcaTAGAAAGTTCAAGAAAGCTctagaaaatagagagaaaattttgagtgaaagagagaattttattGCTAAATTCTATGAATTACAAAGACTAACTAATTTACACACATTAACCTCTATTTATACTAGCAGTTACAAATCAAAAAGAGGAGCAAAAGCACCGGAAAAACTCtaacaaaattcccaaaaactCTCCTCCAATAAGATTAGGACAAGTGTCACTCTAcatctaactaactaactactCTCTCACACGTGTAACTCATATGCTTTTGCATAGCTCTTCAACATTGCAAGTAATTTCTTCAACCACACCTTAAGCCTCTTCTGGTTTCTACTTTGATCACACTGCCTTGTTTGTGCAACTGTTTTCTTCAAACCGCACTTGCTTCCattcttcaattttgttttaccCTTCTTCAATTCAATTGCACCCTTAATATTCTtcttaacagcccccctcaagaCCAAAGCTACTTCTGCTATAGAAATAAGTTCTGTGTCTTGTAGTGACTTTGGATAAGTAATGCTGGTACTGAAAATGTTGATCAAGCCTAGCCTACTTATTAGGTCCATGAAGACAGGTACACCAAGTGCTTTAGTGAATACATCAGCCAATTGCAAATTAGTTCTCACATGAAAAGTTTTGATCATACTTGCCTGTATCTTCTCCCTAATCAAGTGGCAATCCACTTCAATATGTTTAGTCCTCTCATGGAACACAGGATTTGCAGCTATGTGTAAAGCTGCCTTGTTCTCACAATAGAGAAGTGTAGCTTTTGAATGCTCAATTCTAAAATCTTCAAGCAAGTAGAAAAGCCAAGTAATTTCACAGCAAGTTGAAGCCATTGACCTGTATTCAACCTCAGCTGAAGGTCTAGacacaatattttgtttttttgatctCCAAGAAATCAAATTCTCTCCAAGAAATACACAATACCATGTCAATGACTTTCTAGTATCAGGGCAGGTAGCCCAATTTGCATCACAAAATGCTTTCAACTGGAAATCTGATTTTGCTGAGAAAAACAAACCTTGCCCTGGAGTACCCTTAATGTATTGCAAAACCCTAAGTGCTGCCAACATGTAAGGCTGCCTAGGCTTGTTCAAGAATTGACTCAATCTGTTTACAACATAACAGATGTCAGGTTTGGTCAAGGTAAGGTACATCAACCTTCCAATTAACCTCCTATATTGTGAAGGATCATCAATTAACTCACCCTCATCCTTGGACAATCTGAGATGCTATTCCATAGGTGTTCTCATGGGCTTGCAACCTAACATTCCTGAATCTGATAGCACTTCTAACGCATACTTTCTTTTATTAAGACTTATACCCTTCTCATTTATGGCCACTTCTAAACCCAAGAAATACTTCAAGGCTCCTAAGTCTTTTATCCCAAACTTAGTATCCAAAAGCTTCTTCAAATTAGCTACACATTGTGAATCATTTCCAATGATCaatatgtcatcaacatacactACAAGAGCTATGAAACAAGAACCCTTTGTGTGTACAAAAAAAGCATACTCAGATTTGGTCTGCACAAATCCTAACTCAGTGATTGTTGTTGACAATTTGGCATGCCATTGCCTGCTGGCTTGCTTCAAGCCATAAAGAGACTTCCTCAACTTGCATACAAGAGGTCTAGCAGTAGCATTAGAGCAGCCCCCTTTGTTGTGAAATCCCTGGAGTAAAGACATATACACTTCCTCATCGAAATCACCATGAAGGAAGACATTGTTAACATCTAACTAATGCAAAGGCCAACCTTTGATAGCAGCAATGCATAACAACACCCTAACTGAGACTGATTTAGCAACTGGTGAAAAAGTTTCGGAGTAATCCAGCCCTTCTTGCTGAGTATACCCTTTAGCCATTAATCTGGCTTTATACCTCTCCACTGAACCATCTGGGTTATATTTTATCCTATAAACCCATTTACACCCAATTGGAGCCTTACCAGGGGGTAAAGGAACAACATCCCAAGCATGATTGAGCTCTAAAGCAGAAATCTCCTTATCCATTGCTTCCTGCCAAGCCTTTGAAAGCACAGCCTGATGGTAAAACTCAGGTTCAACTTCAACACTAGCAGCAAGAGCAAAAGCTTAATGGGAAGTGCTAAGGTTAGCATAAGAAAGGTGTTGTGCAATATCATAAGGACTACCTGAAGGTGGTTTATTGGTAAGCAAAGAACAAGAATAGTCCTGCAAGTAAGAAGGCAGTTTATGGACCCTAGTGGATTTTCTAAGTTGAGTGGAAGGTATAGTAGTAATTGGAAGAGGTGGATCAATGGGTGAATCAAGTGCAAGAGATGGTGAAGTAACATCATTAACAGAAGCATCTAGAGGAACACATTCTATAGTAGCATTAGTATCTACTGCAAAATCACTAATAGTAATGGGAAGATGCTCATTAGAAAAAGTAGGTGAGGAAATAAAATCTAAGGAGATAGGTGTGATAAAAGAAGGATTAGTTTCAGAGGAAGGACGCACATCTGTCAAAGGATCAGAATCAAAAGGATCAAGGCTCTGAGGAAGAACATGAGATTGAAAAGGGAATATGGACTCATAAAAGTGCACATCTCTTGAGATGAATATTGAATGTGTAGCAAGATCCATTAGTTTATAACCTTTAACACTAAAAGGATAACCTAGAAACACACATTTAGTGGCTCTAGGTAAAAATTTGTGCCTGTTGTGTGCAAGTGTAGATGCATAATAAAGACATCCAAACACCCTAAGGTGTGAAAAACAAGGTAATTGTCCAAAAAGAACTTCAAAGGGTGTCTTATTTGCAAGAACAGAAGAAGGTAACAAGTTGATAAGGTAAACAGTTGTGAGCACACAATCTCCCCAAATTTCTAAAGGAATATTTGATTGGAATTTAAGTGCTCTAGCCACATTTAAAATGCATTGATGCTTTCTCTCCACAATTGAATTTTGTTGAGGGGTTTCAACACAACTCAAGTGGTGCATTATGCccttggatttaaaaaaaatctcttagcAGAAACTCAATGCTGTTGTCTATTCTCATGCACTTTATTTTCCTATTAAACTGAGTTTCAACAAAAGCATAAAACTGTGGCAATAGAACCTAAGTTTCTGATTTAGTTTTCATCAAATAAATCCAAGTACATCTAGAGAAATCATCaacaatagtaaaaaaaatacttgtatCCATCAACAATAAGAGTAgaaaaaaaaccccacaaatCACAATGAATTAGATCAAAAGGTAAATTAGAAACGTGAGTGCTAAAAGAGAAAGGCAATCTCTTTTGCTTTGCCATTGGACAAATGTCACAATGAGCAGTCTTATTACACTGTACAAAAAACACAATCTTATTTACAAGCTCAAGTTTACCACTTGAAGGGTGCCTTAGTCTAAAATGCCAAAGATCAGAATGAGTAGAAACTGAATGATAGTGAGTAGAGGCTGGGATAAAAGACAAATCCTTGTACTTGTTATCCAGCAGATACaatccattttgctctctaccCAAATCAATCATGCTCCAAAGAGCAAGATCCTGAATGAAGCAAAATGATCCAAGAAAAATAAGGGAACAATATTGTGATTTGTTCAATTTACTAATAGACATGAGGTTAAAGGTAAAAGAAGGAACACATAACACATCAGTAAGAATTAAGGTTTTAGTGAGATGTTCTGTGCCAATATGAGTCACTAAGACCTTTTCACCATTAGGTAAGTAAACAAAAGAATTAGAAACCCAAGTGATGGAACTAAAAACTAAGACGGAATGGATCATATGATTAGTAGCCCCTATGTCAATGATCCAATCTGTTTTATCAAAAGCTGATCTATTTACTACTTCAGCAGTGAAAATAGTTGAATTTGGAACTGTAATGGATGAAGAACAAAAGGCTTTACTTGAGAAATTGTTGAGATAATTGGAAGTGGAAGCACTTAATGCCAAAGGCTGTGAAGTACTTGCTCCTGTAGTGGTCAAGCTAGCTAGTTGCTATGAAGCTGAAGCTGAATGCTGAGTGATTTCACCAACTGATTGTGAATTCAAGAAGGCTAAAAGTTGTTCATATTATGACTTGGAGATTGGACACTGTGGAGTTGAAAAAACAGATTCTTCTCCAATTTGACTATGATTGATAGTCCCAAATCCTACTATCTGATTGCAAGAGACTTGGTTTGCCATGGATTCGTTTTTGAACTTAAATCCTGGTGGAAAACCATGTAGCCTATAGCACTTGTCTGTTATATGCCCTGATTTCCCATAGTGGGTGCAAATAGGTCCTTCCTTCTTGGAATTTTCTTTGCCACTGTGACTGTGTTTTGAACCAGAACTTGCATTGGAATACAATGCTGTGGCTTCAATAGGATGGGTTATGACAGGACCAGTGAATTCACCATTCTTGAAGCTTCTTTGTTTCTCCTCTTGCAAGATCAAGGAAAGAACCTTGTTAATATCAGGTAGAGGCTTATACAGCAAAATCTAACCTCTAATAGCTTAATAGGAATCATTTAATCCCATCAAGAATCTCATTACGTGATCATGATCATGAAGATCTAAAGTGATTCTTTGAGCTCCACAAGTGCAAGGACACTTACAGAGAGGAATAGATTGGTAGTTAGCCAATTCATCAACCAAAGCCTTGAACTTTGTATAATCCTCCATAGAGAATTGACCTTGTACAAGATAGGCAGATTCCTTTTGAAGCTCAAAGATTCTAGGTCTACTTTTCTGAGAAAACCTGTGATGCAAATCAAGCCAAATTGCTCTAGCATTATCTATATACATGATGATAAAACCAATGCCAGGTGAGACTGAATTGATGATCCAACTCAGAACTGTCATGTTGCATCGTGTCCATAAGATGAATTGAGGTGAATCTGGATTTGGTTCTAGTATTGTGCCATCAATAGATCCAATCTTGTGTTTAGCAGTGAGTGAAATGATCATTGATTTAGCCCTTGGAAAATAGTTCTTTCCTCCAATCAACTTCTGAGACACTAGTTGAACTGTGTTGTTATCACTACGACTAAGAAAGAAAGGATTGACAGAATCTTCATTCATAGTAGAAGAAGATTGATTGTTTGAAGCTTCTTTAGTGGACGCCATTAATGGAGCTTCAAAGCTTGAAGAAGAACAAGATGAAATTCAGAGAAttcaagcaaaagaaaaaaaaaatttgatctgATTTGATCTTGTTTAacgctctaataccatgttaaaatCACAAGCTAAAACAAGAAGCCtcaaatcaagaaagaaaatcaCAGAAAGTTCAAGAAAGCTctagaaaatagagagaaaattttgagtgaAAGAGAGAAACTTTTATTGCTAAATTCTGTGAATTACAAAGACTAACTAATTTACACACATTAACCTCTATTTATACTAGCAGTTACAGATCAAAAAGAGGAGCAAAAGCACGGGAAAAACTCTAACAAACTCTAACAAAATTCCCTAAAACTCTCTTCCAATAAGATTAGGACAAGTGTCACTCTACATCTAACTAACTACTCTCTCACACGTGTAACTCACATGCTTTTGCTTAACTCTTCAACATTGCAAGTAatttcttcaaccacatcttaaGCCTCTTTTGGTTTCTGCTTTGATCACACTGCCTTGTTTGTGCAACTATTTTCTTCAAACCACACTTGCTTCCATTCTTCAATTCTATTTTACCCTTCTTCAATTCAATTGCACCCTTAATCTTCTTCTTAACAGATTTACAACTCCtttgtaatatttttctttgaaagttTGTGTTCATTATGTTTAGAGTTTATACCATTTTTAGAATGAATTTTGTGTCGATGAATTGTTGAGTCCATTGGATCAAATTAGCAAGTCATGATAAAATGTATTCATGTTTTATGTGTTTAGTGAGTCTTGAGTGTGTTTGAAGTTTGGTTCAAGTCCAAGACAAGACCAAGGATTCAAGCCCAAGAAGAATtgaagtttcttgaattttgatAACAACTCAGATCGATCAAAAGTCACTAATCTATAAAAGAGTCTGTGAATTTGGAGCTGTATTGGGTAATGTTAATAAGTTCTACATGAGgtatcaaattataatataattattctATTTGTAAACTTCGATTTttttatagtggatttgtttttctTGGAGTTGGTGGTTAAGCCCTCATGACTTGTAGTAATTTTCACTTAGAAATAGTTGTTCCATTGATTTTCCCTACATTATCATATTGCATGTTCATGTGTTttagctattttttattttgtgaaataTTATGCGTGATTACATTAACCAAGCCTTGAACATTTATAGTTGGACTAATTAATATGCTCGGCttattaattggttaattagcACAACTAGGGCCTAAATCCCCTAACATGAA
It encodes the following:
- the LOC126733382 gene encoding APO protein 3, mitochondrial-like isoform X2 translates to MVQENTLRPPENGLLVKGLVPVAHEVYAARAKLNACVSRIVKSIAIFSCSLCGEVHVGDPPHRIRTCDVAGSLKNKEHTWERGGVEHILPLVESFHLYDRVGRAVSHNEQLQVDQIPAIVELCVQAGFDIPEYPTRRRTFPIYSLAGKVIDFERRFPKEDTPGKDINTYGFWDKKKKSSEENKFFDLHSDDVQAIAVQGMEAWERMRSGASKLMKKYAVQTCGYCSEMQVGPKGHKVRNCQAFKHQMRDGQHAWQEATVDDLIPPVYVWHVRDRHSGEPLVNGLKRYYGMLPAVVELFAQAGAYVGDHYAGVMREDVAVPELDELKWVV
- the LOC126733382 gene encoding APO protein 3, mitochondrial-like isoform X1 — protein: MLRGRIRNVVNLLDMITERSAENFIGINRHFCGWYSTGSSHVELPIKRKKSERKPLVTSVNELKREARLRRKEKQMVQENTLRPPENGLLVKGLVPVAHEVYAARAKLNACVSRIVKSIAIFSCSLCGEVHVGDPPHRIRTCDVAGSLKNKEHTWERGGVEHILPLVESFHLYDRVGRAVSHNEQLQVDQIPAIVELCVQAGFDIPEYPTRRRTFPIYSLAGKVIDFERRFPKEDTPGKDINTYGFWDKKKKSSEENKFFDLHSDDVQAIAVQGMEAWERMRSGASKLMKKYAVQTCGYCSEMQVGPKGHKVRNCQAFKHQMRDGQHAWQEATVDDLIPPVYVWHVRDRHSGEPLVNGLKRYYGMLPAVVELFAQAGAYVGDHYAGVMREDVAVPELDELKWVV